In Dermacentor variabilis isolate Ectoservices chromosome 7, ASM5094787v1, whole genome shotgun sequence, a genomic segment contains:
- the LOC142587967 gene encoding uncharacterized protein LOC142587967 encodes MLVSINEKLEYLLPLKKMVESIEDTVQFTSEQYDELLTRIEKNEREVKKLKHRIEKVEAKDSEMMQLKTEVDDLEWRSRKLKLEFHGIKPVQNENLLVEINKLTVLNNLPQLLENDILATHHLPSKTDKTPGIICRFANQAIRNKWWQSRKKLSSENDNVFLSENLTKRTRALLFETKLWAKTNNYKYVYKVLVRETDRANAVVISNSSNRDKTE; translated from the coding sequence ATGTTGGTATCCATAAACGAAAAACTGGAATACCTTCTGCCCCTAAAAAAGATGGTTGAAAGTATTGAAGACACGGTCCAGTTCACGAGTGAACAATACGACGAGCTCTTAACGAGAATAGAAAAGAATGAACGTGAAGTAAAGAAACTAAAGCACAGAATAGAAAAGGTTGAGGCCAAAGACAGTGAAATGATGCAGCTgaaaacggaagtggacgatttGGAATGGAGGAGTAGAAAGCTTAAGCTTGAATTTCATGGAATTAAGCCGGTGCAGAATGAAAACTTGCTTGTTGAAATAAATAAGCTGACTGTgttaaacaacttgccgcagcttcTGGAAAATGATATATTGGCAACCCACCACCTGCCTTCAAAAACAGATAAGACACCCGGTATAATCTGTCGTTTTGCCAATCAGGCTATCAGGAATAAATGGTGGCAAAGCAGGAAAAAACTGTCAAGTGAAAATGACAATGTTTTTTTGTCGGAGAACTTAACTAAAAGGACACGCGCCTTGTTGTTCGAAACTAAGCTCTGGGCCAAAACTAACAACTACAAGTACGTATACAAAGTTCTCGTGCGGGAAACAGACAGGGCAAACGCAGTAGTCATTTCTAATTCTAGCAACCGCGACAAAACTGAGTAA